Proteins from a single region of Pungitius pungitius chromosome 4, fPunPun2.1, whole genome shotgun sequence:
- the copb1 gene encoding coatomer subunit beta gives MTAAENVCYTLINVSSESEPPSEVSLKADLEKGEIKAKTEALKKVIIMILNGEKLPGLLMTIIRFVLPLQDHTIKKLLLVFWEIVPKTTPDGKLLQEMILVCDAYRKDLQHPNEFIRGSTLRFLCKLKESELLEPLMPAIRACLEHRHSYVRRNAVLAIYTIYRNFEHLIPDAPELIHDFLVNEKDASCKRNAFMMLIHADQDRALDYLSTCIDQVHTFGDILQLVIVELIYKVCHANPSERARFIRCIYNLLQSSSPAVKYEAAGTLVTLSSAPTAVKAAAQCYIDLIIKESDNNVKLIVLDRLIELKEHPTHERVLQDLVMDILRVLSTPDLEVRKKTLQLALDLVSSRNVEELVIVLKKEVIKTNNVSEHEDTDKYRQLLVRTLHSCSVRFPDMAANVIPVLMEFLSDTNEAAAADVLEFVREAIQRFDNLRPLITEKMLEVFHAIKTVKIYRGALWILGEYCSTKDDIQSVMTEVRRSLGEIPIVENEIKKETGEVKPDDEVSAAPAQKLVTEMGTYVTQSALSSSRPSKKEEDRPPLRGFLMDGDFYVAASLATTLTKVALRYVAIVQDKKKQNSFVAEAMLIMVTVLHLGKSSLPKKPITDDDVDRISLCLKVLSECSPLMNDIFNKECRRSLSHMLTVRLEEEKLSQKKESEKRNVTVQADDPISFMQLTAKSEMASKEDQFQLSLLAAMGNTQRKEAADPLASKLNKVTQLTGFSDPVYAEAYVHVNQYDIVLDVLVVNQTSDTLQNCTLELATLGDLKLVEKPSPLTLAPHDFANIKANVKVASTENGIIFGNIVYDVSGAASDRNCVVLSDIHIDIMDYIQPASCTDAEFRQMWAEFEWENKVTVNTNITDLNEYLQHILKSTNMKCLTPEKALSGFCGFMAANLYARSIFGEDALANVSIEKPIHLGPDAPVNGHIRIRAKSQGMALSLGDKINLSQKKSNV, from the exons ATGACAGCTGCAGAGAACGTTTGTTACACTCTGATCAATGTTTCATCTGAGTCAGAACCCCCTTCTGAAGTCAGCCTTAAAGCTGATCTAG AAAAGGGGGAGATCAAGGCAAAGACTGAAGCCCTGAAGAAGGTTATCATCATGATCCTGAATGGTGAGAAGCTGCCAGGACTGCTGATGACCATAATCCGCTTTGTGCTGCCACTTCAAGACCACACCATCAAAAAGCTGCTGCTGGTTTTCTGGGAGATAGTTCCCAAAACAACCCCAGATGGAAAACTGCTACAGGAGATGATCCTGGTCTGTGACGCCTACAGAAAG GACTTGCAGCATCCCAATGAGTTCATCCGTGGCTCCACTCTGCGCTTCCTGTGCAAGCTGAAGGAGTCGGAGCTGCTGGAGCCTCTCATGCCAGCTATCCGGGCCTGCCTGGAGCACCGCCACAGCTATGTGCGCCGCAACGCCGTCCTGGCAATTTACACCATCTATAG GAACTTTGAGCATCTCATCCCTGACGCTCCAGAGTTGATCCATGATTTTCTCGTCAATGAGAAAGACGCCagctgtaagagaaatgctttcatGATGCTGATCCATGCAGATCAG gaTCGAGCTCTGGATTACCTCAGCACATGTATTGACCAAGTTCACACTTTTGGTGACATTCTCCAGCTGGTCATCGTGGAGCTGATTTACAAA GTCTGCCATGCTAACCCCTCTGAGCGCGCCCGGTTCATCCGATGCATCTACAACCTGCTGCAGTCCTCCAGTCCGGCTGTTAAGTATGAGGCTGCCGGCACTCTTGTTACCCTCTCCAGTGCTCCCACAGCTGTTAAG GCTGCTGCCCAGTGctacattgatttgattatcaAGGAGAGCGACAACAATGTGAAGCTGATTGTTCTTGATCGTCTGATTGAACTGAAGGAGCACCCCACTCACGAGCGCGTACTCCAG GATCTTGTGATGGACATCCTGCGTGTTCTCAGCACTCCTGACCTGGAAGTCAGGAAGAAGACCCTGCAGCTGGCGCTGGATCTTGTTTCATCGCGCAATGTCGAAGAG TTGGTGATCGTCTTGAAGAAAGAAGTGATCAAAACAAACAACGTATCAGAACATGAAGATACTGATAAGTACAGGCAGCTGTTGGTGCGCACTCTCCACTCCTGCAGTGTGCGCTTCCCTGACATGGCGGCCAATGTCATTCCTGTG CTGATGGAGTTCCTAAGTGACACTAACGAGGCAGCTGCTGCCGATGTGCTGGAGTTTGTACGGGAGGCCATTCAGCGGTTTGACAACTTGAGGCCCCTCATCACCGAGAAGATGCTGGAAGTCTTTCACGCCATAAAAACTGTCAA GATCTACAGAGGAGCGTTGTGGATCTTGGGAGAATACTGTAGCACCAAGGATGACATCCAGAGTGTGATGACAGAAGTGCGCAGGTCCTTGGGCGAG ATCCCGATTGTAGAAAATGAGATCAAGAAAGAGACCGGAGAGGTGAAACCAGATGATGAAGTAAGTGCGGCTCCAGCCCAGAAGCTGGTGACAGAGATGGGCACCTATGTGACACAGAGCGCTCTCAGCTCGTCCAGGCCTTCGAAGAAAGAAGAGGATAG acCTCCACTGAGAGGCTTCCTGATGGATGGAGACTTTTACGTGGCAGCTTCCCTTGCCACCACACTGACCAAAGTGGCCTTGCGCTATGTTGCCATAGTtcaagacaaaaagaaacaaaac TCCTTTGTGGCGGAGGCCATGCTGATCATGGTCACTGTGCTGCACTTGGGCAAGTCCTCTCTTCCCAAGAAGCCGATTACAGACGATGACGTGGACCGCATCTCGCTGTGCCTGAAGGTTCTGTCAGAGTGCTCGCCACTTATGAATGACATTTTCAACAAGGAGTGCCGCAGATCCCTGTCACATATGCTGACTGTCAgactggaggaagagaagctATCACAGAAG AAAGAGTCTGAGAAACGCAACGTCACGGTGCAGGCAGACGACCCCATTTCTTTCATGCAGCTGACTGCCAAAAGCGAGATGGCTTCTAAGGAGGACCAGTTCCAGCTCAGTCTGCTGGCTGCCATGGGCAACACTCAGAGGAAGGAGGCTGCTGATCCACTCGCATCCAAACTCAACAAG GTGACCCAGTTGACGGGCTTCTCAGACCCAGTTTATGCTGAAGCCTATGTTCATGTCAACCAGTATGACATCGTGCTGGATGTGCTGGTGGTCAACCAAACCAGCGACACTCTCCAGAATTGCACTCTTGAGCTGGCCACTTTAG GTGACCTCAAGTTGGTTGAGAAGCCTTCACCTCTAACTCTGGCTCCTCACGATTTTGCTAACATCAAGGCCAATGTCAAGGTGGCTTCCACGGAGAATGGCATTATATTTGGCAACATTG TCTATGATGTGTCAGGAGCTGCTAGCGACAGGAACTGCGTGGTCCTCAGTGACATCCACATTGACATCATGGACTACATCCAGCCAGCTTCGTGCACAGATGCAGAATTCAGACAGATGTGGGCAGAGTTTGAGTGGGAAAACAAG GTAACGGTGAACACTAACATCACCGATCTGAACGAGTACCTTCAGCATATCCTCAAGTCCACCAACATGAAGTGTCTGACTCCTGAGAAG GCACTCTCTGGCTTCTGCGGCTTCATGGCTGCCAACCTTTATGCTCGTTCTATCTTTGGAGAAGATGCCCTGGCTAATGTCAGCATCGAGAAGCCCATCCACCTGGGGCCCGACGCACCTGTCAACGGACACATCCGCATTAGAGCCAAAAGTCAG GGGATGGCCTTGAGTCTGGGTGACAAGATCAACCTCTCCCAAAAGAAGTCAAATGTCTGA